TCAAGCGCTTCAGGTTGGCCCGCACCTTTGGGTCCTCCGGGTTCAACTCCCCGGCCTCTTGAAAAGCCAACAGAGCGACCGTGTAGCGCTTCGCAAGCAAGGCCTCGATACCTCGGTCCCAAGCCTCGTTGAAGGCTTGCTCTACCGGGCTGAGCTCTGGCTCCACGGGGACCTCTGCTTCGAACGCCTGCGGCTCCAGAGAGTCCAGTTCGTCCACCGGGGTCCCGGCACGGAGCACCCCAGAGTGCTGCTCGGGTTGCCATTCATCAGCGGTCTCTCCGAGCTCATCCGCCTGACGCGCGGCCTCCATGAGCAGCCACTCCCAGTTTCCTTCGAGGTTCTGCTCCGTCGGACGTTCGAGCAACGTTCGGCAACGCACGCCACTGCCTTTCATGAAAGCCAGCCGGCGTAGCGCTGCGTCACCCACCCCTGAATCATCCCTCGCGGAAACGACGTCTCCCTTCCAAACGACGATCTCTCCCAGGCGTTGCCCGGCGCGCTCCACGTCCACGACCACCGAGTGCCGCCCCATGCAGGCCAGTTGGAGGTAGTCAGGAACGGAGAAGGGAGCGATCTCCATCGAGCTTCGGCTCTGGCTCAGCCGCCGCTCGATCGCCGAACGCAGCTCCTCCAAGCTCACGGGCTTCTCCATCACGTCAACGTCAGCGTGTTGAGGGATCTGTGAGCGGTAAGCGGTGAGGTAGCCCGAAGCGTAGATCACGGGGATCTGCAGGCGGCGCTGGCCCAGCTCCCCGAGTAGCTCGAGCCCACTCCTCCTCGGGAGGTCGATATCGGAAACGATGACGTCCGGTGGGCAACGGTCGATGAGCGTTAGCGCCTCTTCCAGCGACCCGGCGTCGTCCACTTCGACACCGGACAGCTTGGCGATTCCGCGCGACATCGAAGAGCGCAGCATCTCCTCGTCCTCGATTAGTAACACCAGGGCCATCTCCTACCTCGACCTCCGAAACTCGTCTGACAGCGTAAGTCGGCAGTTCAGAGCACCTTG
This Polyangiaceae bacterium DNA region includes the following protein-coding sequences:
- a CDS encoding response regulator; protein product: MLLIEDEEMLRSSMSRGIAKLSGVEVDDAGSLEEALTLIDRCPPDVIVSDIDLPRRSGLELLGELGQRRLQIPVIYASGYLTAYRSQIPQHADVDVMEKPVSLEELRSAIERRLSQSRSSMEIAPFSVPDYLQLACMGRHSVVVDVERAGQRLGEIVVWKGDVVSARDDSGVGDAALRRLAFMKGSGVRCRTLLERPTEQNLEGNWEWLLMEAARQADELGETADEWQPEQHSGVLRAGTPVDELDSLEPQAFEAEVPVEPELSPVEQAFNEAWDRGIEALLAKRYTVALLAFQEAGELNPEDPKVRANLKRLSDMGIVEPPAD